The Sander lucioperca isolate FBNREF2018 chromosome 15, SLUC_FBN_1.2, whole genome shotgun sequence genome window below encodes:
- the ppp1r3ca gene encoding protein phosphatase 1, regulatory subunit 3Ca, whose amino-acid sequence MSATSVLRSFSPSAMPGPVMPMDVAMRFYISHSPPPLRGFLSSYEELQRTKKNQASQSTRRSHNQQLYKPLRPCLSNQQRAVDDGGCTGWNNSKAGKKKVVFADTRGMSLTAIHVFSKFDDEPYQNKPCSGIIEELQFDMSDLETATKDLKVSSVRNLALDFKQPSADYLDFRNRLIQNSVCLENCSLQERSLTGTIKVRNMGFEKSVQLRATFDSWASFDDIECTFMNNVYSCQDTDTFAFVVDLPAYIPPQNSVEFCICFKAQGQTFWDNNDGKNYVLKHVGWNGVHLNTRIPPTSVEQKKPSEHKNGVVKVLEMEFDQFGSPRMSSGLFPGWQSWGQIDNAVPYW is encoded by the exons ATGAGTGCTACAAG TGTGCTCAGGTCCTTCAGTCCGTCAGCAATGCCTGGCCCAGTCATGCCGATGGACGTGGCAATGAGATTCTACATCAGCCACTCTCCGCCTCCTCTCCGAGGTTTCCTCAGCTCCTACGAAGAGCTGCAGAGGACCAAGAAGAACCAGGCCAGCCAGTCGACCAGGCGGAGCCACAACCAGCAGCTCTACAAACCCCTGCGGCCCTGCCTCAGCAACCAGCAGAGAGCAGTGGACGATGGCGGCTGCACTGGCTGGAACAACAGCAAGGCCGGCAAAAAGAAGGTGGTGTTCGCAGACACGAGGGGCATGTCACTCACCGCCATCCACGTCTTCTCCAAGTTCGACGATGAGCCGTATCAAAACAAGCCTTGCAGTGGAATCATCGAGGAGCTGCAGTTTGACATGTCAGACCTGGAAACGGCCACGAAAGACCTAAAGGTCAGCTCGGTGCGCAACCTGGCGCTGGACTTTAAACAGCCTTCGGCCGACTACCTGGACTTCCGGAACCGCCTGATTCAGAACTCGGTCTGCTTGGAGAACTGCTCGCTGCAGGAGCGCTCCCTAACCGGCACCATCAAGGTCCGGAACATGGGGTTTGAGAAGTCGGTGCAGTTGCGCGCCACCTTCGACTCATGGGCAAGCTTCGATGACATCGAGTGCACCTTCATGAACAACGTCTACAGCTGCCAGGATACCGACACCTTTGCGTTCGTCGTGGATCTACCCGCCTACATCCCCCCACAGAATAGTGTCGAGTTCTGTATCTGCTTCAAAGCCCAGGGCCAGACCTTCTGGGACAATAACGACGGCAAGAACTACGTTCTCAAGCATGTCGGCTGGAACGGAGTGCACCTGAACACTCGGATTCCCCCGACATCTGTTGAGCAGAAAAAGCCTTCAGAGCACAAAAACGGGGTCGTGAAGGTGCTGGAGATGGAGTTTGATCAGTTTGGCAGCCCACGCATGTCAAGTGGACTCTTTCCTGGCTGGCAGAGCTGGGGTCAGATTGATAACGCCGTGCCTTATTGGTGA